TGAATTCATCCACGCTGCCGCTCATTGAGACCCGTACGCTGGGTCGCAGGTTCGGCCAGCTTCAGGTTCTCTCCGGCTTCGACCTACGGGTCGAAGCCGGGGAGGTCCTCGGCATCATCGGCCCCAACGGGGCCGGCAAGTCGACCTTGTTGGGCGTGCTCGGAGGATCGATTCCGCCGAGCACGGGCACCATCCTGCTCGATGGCAGCGATATCACGCGTCGCTCATCTCATTGGAGAGCGCGGAACGGGGTCGCGACCAGCTACCAGATTCCGCGTCCATTCCTCGGGATGACGGTGATGGAAAATCTGATGGTGGCCGCCACCTTCGCCGCAGGCAAGCGGGGGCGGTCTGCCCAGGAGGCCGCTCTGGGCGCGCTACGCCTCACGAATCTCACACGGTTGGTCAATACCGAAGCCAATGACTTGCGTCTCCTTGACCGCAAGCGGCTCGAGGTTGCCCGCGCGCTCGCGGCGTCGCCACGCCTGCTGCTGCTTGACGAGATCGCCGGTGGTCTCACCGAAAGCGAAATCCCCGAACTGGTCGACCTTGTGCGCACGGTGTCACAGGCAGGAGTCACGGT
This Homoserinimonas aerilata DNA region includes the following protein-coding sequences:
- a CDS encoding ABC transporter ATP-binding protein, with product MNSSTLPLIETRTLGRRFGQLQVLSGFDLRVEAGEVLGIIGPNGAGKSTLLGVLGGSIPPSTGTILLDGSDITRRSSHWRARNGVATSYQIPRPFLGMTVMENLMVAATFAAGKRGRSAQEAALGALRLTNLTRLVNTEANDLRLLDRKRLEVARALAASPRLLLLDEIAGGLTESEIPELVDLVRTVSQAGVTVIWIEHVVHALTAVATRLLCLTYGRILAEGDPATVLASPEVRSVYLGIDPDPEDFPDDVHGAEPNEATDAPHA